Proteins encoded together in one Micromonospora kangleipakensis window:
- a CDS encoding biotin-dependent carboxyltransferase family protein produces MIEVLRAGALTTVQDQGRPGYAHLGVPRSGALDPAALRLANRLVGNPEGAAGLEITLTGCELRFDHAACVALTGAEVEVRIHREPAGHRPPDVSRPGDVGRPLSLPAGATLRIGPPRAGLRTWLAVSGGIDVPPVLGSRATDTLSGLGPPPVRDGDRLPLGEPVGHPAPVDVTVAPAVPGELRLSLRPGPRHDWFTPAALDLLFGTAYQVSPVSNRVGARLTGAALPRAVTGELPSEGLVLGAVQVPADGQPLIFLADHPTTGGYPVVGVVDDVTPLAQARPGTTVRFHGPQR; encoded by the coding sequence GTGATCGAGGTGCTCCGGGCCGGCGCGCTCACCACCGTCCAGGACCAGGGCCGACCCGGCTACGCCCACCTCGGCGTGCCCCGCTCCGGCGCGCTCGACCCGGCTGCGCTGCGGCTGGCCAACCGGCTCGTCGGCAACCCGGAGGGCGCCGCCGGGCTGGAGATCACGCTGACCGGCTGCGAACTGCGGTTCGATCATGCCGCCTGCGTCGCGCTGACCGGGGCGGAGGTCGAGGTCCGGATCCACCGCGAGCCGGCCGGCCACCGCCCGCCCGACGTGAGTCGTCCGGGCGACGTCGGCCGGCCCCTCTCGCTGCCGGCCGGGGCGACGCTGCGGATCGGCCCGCCCCGGGCCGGCCTGCGCACCTGGCTGGCCGTCTCCGGTGGCATCGACGTGCCGCCGGTGCTGGGCAGCCGCGCCACCGACACGCTCTCCGGACTCGGTCCGCCCCCGGTACGCGACGGCGACCGGCTGCCCCTCGGCGAGCCGGTCGGGCACCCCGCGCCGGTCGACGTCACCGTCGCCCCGGCCGTACCGGGCGAGCTGCGGCTGAGCCTGCGCCCCGGCCCCCGGCACGACTGGTTCACCCCGGCCGCCCTGGACCTGCTCTTCGGCACCGCGTACCAGGTCAGCCCGGTGAGCAACCGGGTCGGCGCGCGACTGACCGGCGCCGCCCTGCCCCGCGCGGTGACCGGGGAGCTGCCCAGCGAGGGGCTGGTCCTCGGGGCGGTGCAGGTGCCGGCCGACGGGCAGCCGCTGATCTTCCTCGCCGACCATCCGACCACCGGTGGATACCCGGTCGTGGGTGTGGTGGACGACGTGACCCCGCTCGCGCAGGCCCGACCAGGGACTACGGTGAGGTTCCATGGACCTCAACGCTGA
- a CDS encoding DUF6458 family protein, with protein MGIGSGIFLIALGAIMTFAIRANVWWIDLRAVGWVFILAGLAVLLTTLWFWQDRRKRARTLIVEENRLSHPTAMMPPPPDPPPPTAPPS; from the coding sequence ATGGGCATTGGTAGCGGCATCTTTCTCATCGCGCTCGGCGCGATCATGACCTTCGCCATCCGGGCCAACGTCTGGTGGATCGACCTGCGCGCCGTCGGCTGGGTGTTCATTCTGGCCGGGCTGGCCGTCCTGCTCACCACGCTCTGGTTCTGGCAGGACCGGCGCAAGCGGGCCCGTACGCTCATCGTGGAGGAGAACCGCCTCTCCCACCCGACTGCGATGATGCCGCCGCCGCCCGACCCGCCGCCGCCGACGGCCCCGCCGTCCTGA
- a CDS encoding DoxX family protein has translation MHIAYVVVTALAVAATGFSGIAALLHFRPILPGMAAAGVAESWLTFPIGTLKTAGAVGLLLGLLGVPLVGVAAAAGLVLFFACAVHTHLLAHDRSAQFLLANGLLVLSGAALALGLTGS, from the coding sequence GTGCACATCGCGTACGTCGTCGTGACCGCCCTCGCCGTCGCCGCCACCGGGTTCTCCGGGATCGCGGCCCTGCTCCACTTCCGGCCGATCCTGCCCGGCATGGCGGCGGCGGGGGTGGCGGAATCCTGGCTGACCTTCCCCATCGGCACGCTGAAGACGGCCGGTGCGGTCGGGCTGCTGCTCGGGCTGCTCGGCGTCCCACTGGTCGGCGTGGCCGCGGCGGCCGGGCTGGTGCTCTTCTTCGCCTGCGCCGTGCACACCCACCTGCTGGCCCACGACCGCTCGGCCCAGTTTCTGCTCGCGAACGGCCTCCTGGTGCTCTCCGGAGCCGCGTTGGCGCTGGGGTTGACCGGAAGCTGA
- a CDS encoding acyl-CoA dehydrogenase, which produces MTHYKSNLRDLEFNLFEVFGADRTFGQAPYTDLDVDTARSFLSEVDRLAREDLAASYTDSDRNPPVFDPATHTAPLPESFKKSFQSFMDSEFWRLDLPEALGGTNAPRALWWSLAEMVLGANAPIWMYASGPSFAHVLHVEGTEQQKKWARLFIDKQWGSTMVLTEPDAGSDVGAGRTRAVQQPDGSWHIEGVKRFITSGEHDLSDNIVHYVLARPVGAEGVGGPGTKGLSLFVVPKYHFDEETGELGERNGVFATNVEHKMGLKVSNTCEVTFGEHGVPAKGWLLGEKHDGIRQMFMIIEYARMMVGTKAIATLSTGYLNALEYAKNRVQGADLIQQSDKTAPRVTITHHPDVRRSLLLQKSYAEGLRALVCYTASWQDKVAIAEAAGDEKATKLAKRVNDLLLPLVKGVGSERAYELLGHESLQTFGGSGFLQDYPLEQYVRDAKIDTLYEGTTAIQSLDLIFRKIVRDNGKALMAVAGEIQEFIASEAGNGQLKEERQALGKALAEIQNILGVMTGWLGEAQAGDARSLYKVGLSSRRFLLAIGDLVVGWLLQKQADVALKALAGEASAADKAFYTGKVAAARFFAREVLPRIGADRRIIEGADLEIMDLPEEAF; this is translated from the coding sequence ATGACCCACTACAAGAGCAACCTTCGGGACCTCGAGTTCAACCTGTTCGAGGTCTTCGGGGCGGACCGGACGTTCGGCCAGGCGCCGTACACGGACCTGGACGTCGACACCGCCCGCAGCTTCCTCTCCGAGGTCGACCGCCTGGCCCGCGAGGACCTGGCCGCCAGCTACACGGACAGCGACCGCAACCCGCCGGTCTTCGACCCGGCGACGCACACCGCGCCGCTGCCGGAGTCGTTCAAGAAGTCCTTCCAGTCGTTCATGGACTCCGAGTTCTGGCGGCTGGACCTCCCCGAGGCGCTCGGCGGCACCAACGCCCCGCGCGCCCTCTGGTGGTCGCTCGCCGAGATGGTGCTCGGCGCCAACGCCCCGATCTGGATGTACGCCTCCGGCCCGTCCTTCGCGCACGTGCTGCACGTCGAGGGCACCGAGCAGCAGAAGAAGTGGGCCCGGCTCTTCATCGACAAGCAGTGGGGCTCCACCATGGTGCTCACCGAGCCGGACGCCGGCTCGGACGTCGGCGCCGGTCGGACCCGGGCGGTCCAGCAGCCGGACGGCTCGTGGCACATCGAGGGCGTCAAGCGCTTCATCACCTCGGGTGAGCACGACCTGAGCGACAACATCGTCCACTACGTGCTGGCCCGTCCGGTCGGCGCCGAGGGCGTCGGCGGCCCGGGCACCAAGGGCCTCTCCCTCTTCGTGGTGCCGAAGTACCACTTCGACGAGGAGACCGGCGAGCTGGGCGAGCGCAACGGCGTCTTCGCCACCAACGTCGAGCACAAGATGGGCCTGAAGGTCTCCAACACCTGCGAGGTGACCTTCGGCGAGCACGGCGTACCGGCCAAGGGCTGGCTGCTCGGCGAGAAGCACGACGGCATCCGGCAGATGTTCATGATCATCGAGTACGCCCGGATGATGGTCGGCACCAAGGCGATCGCCACCCTCTCCACCGGCTACCTGAACGCCCTGGAGTACGCCAAGAACCGGGTGCAGGGCGCCGACCTGATCCAGCAGTCCGACAAGACCGCTCCCCGGGTGACCATCACCCACCACCCCGACGTGCGCCGCTCGCTGCTGCTGCAGAAGTCGTACGCCGAGGGCCTGCGGGCGCTGGTCTGCTACACCGCGTCCTGGCAGGACAAGGTCGCCATCGCCGAGGCGGCCGGCGACGAGAAGGCCACCAAGCTGGCGAAGCGGGTCAACGACCTGCTCCTCCCGCTGGTCAAGGGCGTCGGCTCGGAGCGGGCGTACGAACTGCTCGGCCACGAGTCGCTGCAGACCTTCGGCGGCTCGGGCTTCCTGCAGGACTACCCGCTGGAGCAGTACGTCCGGGACGCCAAGATCGACACCCTGTACGAGGGCACCACGGCGATCCAGAGCCTCGACCTGATCTTCCGGAAGATCGTCCGGGACAACGGCAAGGCCCTGATGGCGGTCGCCGGCGAGATCCAGGAGTTCATCGCCTCCGAGGCCGGCAACGGCCAGCTCAAGGAGGAGCGACAGGCGCTCGGCAAGGCGCTCGCCGAGATCCAGAACATCCTCGGCGTGATGACCGGCTGGCTGGGCGAGGCGCAGGCCGGCGACGCGCGCAGCCTCTACAAGGTCGGCCTGAGCAGCCGCCGCTTCCTGCTGGCGATCGGCGACCTGGTGGTCGGCTGGCTGCTGCAGAAGCAGGCGGACGTGGCGCTGAAGGCCCTGGCCGGCGAGGCCTCCGCCGCCGACAAGGCGTTCTACACCGGCAAGGTGGCCGCCGCCCGGTTCTTCGCCCGCGAGGTGCTGCCCCGCATCGGCGCCGACCGGCGGATCATCGAGGGCGCCGACCTGGAGATCATGGACCTCCCGGAGGAGGCCTTCTGA
- the trhA gene encoding PAQR family membrane homeostasis protein TrhA has protein sequence MTTSAPLRLKPVDIGKPRMRGWLHTYAFFVALVCGIVLCSIAAARPGWAPLVSCLVYSLTVCGLFGTSALYHRRVWSERGYQIMRRLDHSMIFLFIAGTYTPFCALLLDTRHASIMLGLVWGGALAGVAVKLIWPHAPRWVSAPLYLALGWVAVTMLPEILHSGGVTALVLLIVGGAIYSVGAVFYALRRPNPWPTVFGHHEFFHACTLVAAICHHIAIYFALFS, from the coding sequence GTGACCACCTCCGCACCGCTTCGGCTCAAGCCGGTCGACATCGGTAAACCCCGGATGCGCGGCTGGCTGCACACCTACGCGTTCTTCGTCGCGCTCGTCTGCGGCATCGTGCTCTGCTCGATCGCGGCCGCCCGGCCCGGCTGGGCGCCGCTGGTCAGCTGCCTCGTCTACAGCCTGACCGTCTGCGGCCTCTTCGGCACCAGCGCCCTCTACCACCGGCGGGTCTGGTCCGAGCGCGGCTACCAGATCATGCGCCGGCTGGACCACTCGATGATCTTCTTGTTCATCGCCGGCACGTACACACCGTTCTGTGCCCTGCTGCTGGACACCCGGCACGCCAGCATCATGCTCGGCCTGGTCTGGGGCGGGGCGCTGGCCGGGGTGGCGGTGAAGCTGATCTGGCCGCACGCCCCGCGCTGGGTCTCGGCACCGCTCTACCTGGCGCTCGGCTGGGTGGCCGTGACGATGCTGCCGGAGATCCTGCACTCCGGCGGCGTGACCGCCCTGGTGCTGCTGATCGTCGGCGGCGCGATCTACAGCGTCGGCGCGGTCTTCTACGCGCTGCGCCGGCCGAACCCGTGGCCCACGGTCTTCGGGCACCACGAGTTCTTCCATGCCTGCACCCTGGTCGCGGCGATCTGCCACCACATCGCGATCTACTTCGCGCTCTTCTCCTGA
- a CDS encoding DUF6458 family protein: protein MGIGASIFLIALGAIFAFAIDANLGWLDLNVVGWVLMLAGVAGLITTLYFWNTRRRTVVAAPVRQRVVAEPVVPVQDDRVVREEYREVRRPGYPA from the coding sequence ATGGGCATCGGTGCCAGCATCTTCCTGATCGCGCTGGGCGCGATCTTCGCGTTCGCCATCGACGCCAACCTGGGATGGCTCGACCTGAACGTCGTCGGCTGGGTGCTGATGCTCGCCGGCGTCGCGGGCCTCATCACCACGCTCTATTTCTGGAACACCCGCCGCCGTACCGTGGTCGCCGCGCCGGTGCGCCAGCGGGTCGTGGCCGAGCCGGTGGTGCCGGTGCAGGACGACCGGGTCGTGCGCGAGGAGTACCGCGAGGTGCGCCGCCCGGGCTACCCGGCCTGA
- a CDS encoding LamB/YcsF family protein, with amino-acid sequence MDLNADLGEGFGIWRLGDDHALLDLVTSANVACGFHGGDASTMRRVCAAAAERGVAVGAQVGYRDLAGFGRRHIAYDFAELRDEVTYQLGALEAFCRLFHTRVRYLKPHGALYHAAACDEAQAAALVAAVSGYDHELPVLCAPGSVLAQLSVGAGLRVVAEGFADRNYLPNGSLVPRTAANALVTDPEEVADRAVRMATERTVVAVDGRVVPCQVESICVHGDTPGAVASAALVRAALIDAGVILSPFA; translated from the coding sequence ATGGACCTCAACGCTGACCTCGGCGAGGGATTCGGCATCTGGCGGCTCGGCGACGACCACGCGCTGCTGGACCTGGTCACCTCCGCCAACGTCGCCTGCGGCTTCCACGGTGGCGACGCGTCCACCATGCGCCGGGTCTGCGCCGCCGCCGCCGAGCGCGGGGTCGCCGTCGGCGCCCAGGTCGGCTACCGGGATCTCGCCGGCTTCGGCCGCCGGCACATTGCGTACGACTTCGCCGAACTCCGCGACGAGGTCACCTACCAGCTCGGCGCCCTGGAGGCGTTCTGCCGGCTGTTCCACACCCGGGTCCGCTACCTCAAGCCGCACGGCGCGCTCTACCACGCGGCGGCCTGCGACGAGGCCCAGGCCGCCGCCCTGGTCGCCGCGGTCAGCGGGTACGACCACGAGCTGCCCGTGCTCTGCGCGCCCGGCTCGGTGCTCGCCCAGCTCTCCGTCGGCGCCGGGCTGCGGGTCGTCGCCGAGGGCTTCGCCGACCGGAACTACCTGCCCAACGGCTCACTGGTGCCCCGGACCGCGGCGAACGCGCTGGTCACCGACCCGGAGGAGGTGGCCGACCGGGCCGTCCGGATGGCGACCGAGCGCACCGTGGTCGCGGTCGACGGCCGGGTGGTGCCCTGCCAGGTCGAGTCGATCTGCGTGCACGGCGACACCCCCGGCGCGGTGGCCTCCGCCGCCCTGGTCCGGGCCGCGCTGATCGACGCCGGAGTCATCCTCTCCCCGTTCGCCTGA
- a CDS encoding NHL domain-containing thioredoxin family protein encodes MSARVRAPELRGRGWLNTGGRDLKLADLRGKIVLLDFWTFCCINCLHVLDELRPLEEKYGDVLVVIGVHSPKFEHEKDAEALAAAVERYGVHHPVLDDPELDMWQQYAAKAWPTLSVVDPEGYVVATMAGEGHAEGLARLVDDLIATHEAKGTLHRGDGPYVPPAEPDTTLRFPGKAVALDGGNLLVSDSSRHSLVELAPDGEKLVRRIGAGARGHADGPAETATFSEPQGLCLLPTHVAEVAGYDVVVADTVNHLLRGVRLGTGEVVTVAGTGRQWRSTVDDHAHDGLSVDLSSPWDVAWYDDKVVIAMAGIHQLWWFDPIRRTAGMYAGTTVEALRDGPLPDVWMAQPSGLSVSADGARLWIADSETSALRYVENGVMGTSVGQGLFDFGHVDGPADRALLQHPLGVCALPDGSVLIADTYNGAVRRFDPETDQVATVADGLAEPSDLVLTAEGEVLVVESAAHRLTRLAPGALSAAGASTVDGPRHRAERKPTDVAAGEVTLDVIFTPAPGQKLDETYGPSTRLVVTASPPELLIEGAGTTTDLSRRLVVNGEVAGGVLQVTAQAATCDADVEHAACHLTRQDWGVPVRVVDGAATRLPLVLRGLDA; translated from the coding sequence ATGAGCGCACGAGTACGGGCACCCGAGCTGCGCGGCCGGGGCTGGCTGAACACCGGCGGCAGGGACCTCAAGCTGGCCGACCTCCGCGGCAAGATCGTCCTGCTGGACTTCTGGACCTTCTGCTGCATCAACTGCCTGCACGTGCTCGACGAGCTGCGGCCGCTCGAGGAGAAGTACGGCGACGTGCTGGTCGTCATCGGCGTGCACTCGCCCAAGTTCGAGCACGAGAAGGACGCGGAGGCGCTGGCCGCCGCCGTCGAGCGGTACGGGGTGCACCACCCGGTGCTCGACGACCCCGAGCTGGACATGTGGCAGCAGTACGCGGCGAAGGCCTGGCCGACGCTGTCGGTGGTCGACCCCGAGGGTTACGTGGTGGCCACGATGGCCGGCGAGGGGCACGCCGAGGGGCTGGCCCGGCTGGTCGACGACCTGATCGCCACCCACGAGGCGAAGGGCACCCTGCACCGGGGCGACGGCCCCTACGTCCCGCCGGCCGAGCCGGACACCACGCTGCGCTTCCCCGGCAAGGCCGTGGCGCTCGACGGCGGCAACCTGCTGGTCTCGGACTCGTCCCGGCACTCGCTGGTGGAGCTGGCTCCGGACGGCGAGAAGCTGGTCCGCCGGATCGGTGCCGGTGCCCGGGGCCACGCGGACGGCCCGGCGGAGACGGCCACCTTCTCGGAGCCGCAGGGGCTCTGCCTGCTCCCGACGCACGTCGCCGAGGTGGCCGGTTACGACGTGGTCGTCGCCGACACCGTCAACCACCTGCTGCGCGGGGTGCGGCTGGGCACCGGCGAGGTCGTCACGGTCGCCGGCACCGGCCGGCAGTGGCGGTCGACGGTCGACGACCACGCGCACGACGGGCTCTCCGTCGACCTCTCCTCCCCGTGGGACGTGGCCTGGTACGACGACAAGGTCGTCATCGCCATGGCCGGCATCCACCAGCTCTGGTGGTTCGACCCGATCCGCCGGACCGCCGGCATGTACGCGGGCACCACGGTCGAGGCGCTGCGCGACGGCCCGCTGCCGGACGTCTGGATGGCGCAGCCCTCCGGCCTCTCCGTCTCGGCCGACGGCGCCCGGCTCTGGATCGCGGACAGCGAGACCAGCGCCCTCCGGTACGTCGAGAACGGCGTCATGGGCACCTCGGTGGGGCAGGGCCTCTTCGACTTCGGCCACGTCGACGGCCCGGCCGACCGGGCGCTGCTCCAGCATCCGCTGGGGGTGTGCGCGCTGCCGGACGGCTCGGTGCTGATCGCCGACACGTACAACGGCGCGGTCCGCCGCTTCGACCCGGAGACCGACCAGGTCGCCACGGTGGCGGACGGGCTGGCCGAGCCGAGCGACCTGGTGCTCACCGCCGAGGGCGAGGTGCTGGTGGTGGAGTCCGCCGCGCACCGGCTGACCCGGCTGGCCCCGGGCGCGCTCTCCGCGGCGGGCGCCAGCACCGTGGACGGCCCCCGGCACCGGGCCGAGCGGAAGCCGACCGACGTGGCGGCCGGTGAGGTCACGCTCGACGTGATCTTCACGCCCGCGCCGGGGCAGAAGCTGGACGAGACGTACGGGCCGTCGACCCGGCTGGTGGTCACCGCGTCGCCGCCGGAGCTGCTGATCGAGGGCGCGGGGACGACGACGGACCTGTCCCGCCGGCTGGTGGTCAACGGCGAGGTGGCCGGCGGGGTGCTCCAGGTGACCGCGCAGGCGGCCACCTGCGACGCCGACGTCGAGCACGCCGCCTGCCACCTGACCCGGCAGGACTGGGGCGTCCCGGTCCGGGTGGTGGACGGCGCCGCCACCCGACTTCCCCTCGTCCTGCGCGGCCTGGACGCCTGA
- a CDS encoding 5-oxoprolinase subunit B family protein: MRIRPVGAHALLLDCDDPDQVQAWRAELWRRRETGELTATEIVPAAATVLLDGVPDPAGAAARIAGWTPRPVTTTAAVDPVEVPTVYDGEDLPVVAGHWAMTVPEVVDRLRRTEFRVAFCGFAPGFAYLTGLPAELAVPRLATPRPRVPAGAVALAGPYAGIYPTASPGGWLLVGRTDLVLFDVHADPPARLTPGTPVRLVSREREE, from the coding sequence ATGCGGATCCGACCCGTCGGCGCGCACGCCCTCCTGCTCGACTGCGACGACCCCGACCAGGTCCAGGCGTGGCGGGCCGAGCTGTGGCGCCGCCGCGAGACCGGTGAGCTGACCGCCACGGAGATCGTCCCGGCCGCGGCCACCGTGCTGCTGGACGGCGTACCGGACCCCGCGGGGGCCGCCGCTCGGATCGCCGGCTGGACCCCGCGGCCGGTCACCACCACGGCCGCCGTCGACCCGGTCGAGGTCCCCACGGTGTACGACGGGGAGGACCTGCCCGTCGTCGCCGGCCACTGGGCGATGACAGTGCCGGAGGTGGTCGACCGGCTGCGGCGCACCGAGTTCCGGGTGGCCTTCTGCGGCTTCGCGCCCGGCTTCGCGTACCTGACCGGGCTCCCCGCCGAGCTGGCCGTCCCCCGGCTGGCCACGCCACGGCCCCGGGTGCCGGCCGGCGCGGTGGCGCTCGCCGGGCCGTACGCCGGGATCTATCCGACCGCCTCGCCCGGCGGCTGGCTGCTGGTCGGCCGCACCGATCTCGTCCTCTTCGACGTGCACGCCGACCCGCCGGCCCGGCTCACCCCCGGCACCCCCGTACGGCTGGTGTCCCGTGAGCGCGAGGAGTGA
- a CDS encoding SixA phosphatase family protein, with the protein MTDGRNQERTLVLLRHAKAEQSQDAPDAERPLTARGHADAAAAGAWLARHALLPDVVVCSTTRRTRQTWHGVAMGMTGSPPEGGPAGSTPVVRYEAGAYEAQPDELLALVRAVEPSAGTVLLIAHNPGVSLLSALLDPQRADPDGLRTTDLVVHRPTTRWAGLIPGGAPITARHTARG; encoded by the coding sequence ATGACGGACGGCAGGAACCAGGAGCGGACGCTGGTGCTGCTCCGGCACGCCAAGGCCGAGCAGTCCCAGGACGCCCCGGACGCGGAACGGCCGCTGACGGCCCGGGGCCACGCCGACGCGGCCGCGGCCGGCGCCTGGCTGGCCCGGCACGCGCTGCTCCCCGACGTGGTGGTCTGCTCCACCACCCGGCGGACCCGGCAGACCTGGCACGGGGTGGCCATGGGCATGACGGGATCCCCGCCGGAGGGCGGACCGGCGGGGTCGACACCGGTGGTGCGGTACGAGGCAGGGGCGTACGAGGCGCAGCCGGACGAGCTGCTGGCGCTGGTCCGGGCGGTGGAGCCGAGCGCGGGCACGGTGCTGCTGATCGCCCACAACCCGGGCGTCTCGCTGCTCTCGGCGCTGCTCGACCCGCAGCGGGCGGATCCGGACGGGCTGCGCACCACCGACCTGGTGGTGCACCGTCCGACCACCCGCTGGGCGGGACTCATCCCGGGCGGCGCGCCCATCACCGCCCGGCACACCGCACGCGGCTGA